The genome window ATGGATTCAAACCGGTAGCCGATGCCCCAAAGATCGCCAATGGGGAAACTCATCAATGCATCCCGTATCTGATCGGCATGTATAAGGGAAAGAACGCCGCCGGAGCTCGGGTTTTTCTTGGCGAGCCTATTGGCCACTTTGGCGAGGGTTTTTGTGGGTGCAATGCCAAATGAAACCGGAATGCGCGTCCAACGGCTTATCGTTTCGCGCAGGGTCCTGCAAAAGGCTTCGGGGTCGGGTTCGCTGGATAGGTCCAGAAACGCCTCATCAATGCTGTAAACCTCCACGGTTTCCACGAACCGGGCCAGAATCGACATCACCCGCGATGACATATCCCCGTACAAAACGTAGTTGGAGCTAAACACCTCGATACCTGCCGCATCAATCAATTCCCCTATCTCGTGGTAGGGCGTACCCATCTTGACGCCAAGTTCTTTGGCTTCGTTGGAGCGGGCAATGACGCAGCCGTCGTTATTGGAAAGCACAATCACCGGCCGGTTCTCTAGCCTGGGATTGAAACTACGTTCGCACGACACGTAGAAGTTATTGCAGTCCATGATGGCGATCATGCTAGTTTCTGTATGACGTGGGTAACAACTCCAAACAGCCGGAAATCATCGCCGGGATGCACGTAGATCGGATTGTACTTGGGATTGGAGGAATGCAGGACCACCATCTCTTTGAGCCGCTGCATCCGTTTTACGGCATGATCCCCGTTTAGCCAGACCACGACGACTTTGCCCTCGACATGTTCCCTAGTGCAGTCCACGATTAACACGTCGCCCGGTTCGATCCGGTCCCCCGACATGCTATCCCCGCCTACCCGGACAAAGTACGTGGCCTCTTTATCGGTAATGCAGAGCTCGTTTAAATCGCAGACTTTTTCGATGTGGTTTTCGGCTGGACTAGGAAAGCCCGCCGCTACTTTGCTGTCGAAAAAAGGGATAGGTATCTTGGCACCAACCTTGGCTTTGTAGAAGTTCTCGGGCGACAGGCGGTCTAGGAGGTGGAACTGGCTAATCATACGGCATATTGGTGATACGTGAGGATATGGTAAACAAAACAGTCACAATATGTAACAGAAAAAACATATAGTACAATTAATGTTACTAAAATGTTTGATTTGTAACATAAAAGGGTCGTATATAACACAAAAACCCGGCTGTTGGGCCAGGCTTGTCTGCATTTTATGACTGAGATGCGTCGCTTGGCGGTTGAGGCTCAGCGGGCGGAAAAACCTCGTTGATTTGGCGAACCTGTTCCGCTAATTCCTCCTCAGTCACGGGCTTTACTTCTTTTTTTTTGCTCATTGGCTAGGTAGTTAGAGGGCGGCGTAGTCAGCCTCCATCTTTTGCAATTGCGCCTTAGTGACTTCTATCTGGGTTACGATATAGCCCTGAATAATAGGATCATTTGGACCCAAAAACAGTAAAGCATGAGTCTCTTTGTTTTGGTCTGTTTCTTGGGCTAATAGACGAACCTGAATTGGAGCCGTGCCTGCCATTACGGCAACCTGCATTCCTTGTAGCTGCTCGATTTCGTATTTCTTTTGAGTAATGGATTCTTGAAGCTCATTGGCTTCTTTTAGTTTCTGGTCGTTCATGGACTGGGTTGCTTTATCATTAAAAATAAAATACACTTCCAAGCTATCGCTGGGTATCCGCTGCGGGATGTGGTGCTCAGGACTCAGTTGCGCCTTGGCGGCAGTGGCGGCCATAATGGCCAAAAGGATGACATAGATTAGGTTTCGCATGGGGACTAGGGTTGGTTAGACTGGTTGAAGAATGAACTCCACCCGGGGACTGGCCTTGTCGAGGTATTTGTTGATCAGGATCCGGGTGCACTTGTTGTCGTTTTTGATGGCTTTGACCCGCTGCAAACAGTCCAGAATGATCTTGAGGGCGTTGTCTAAATCCGATCGCTGATTGGGGTAAAACACATCGATCGTCATCTCGAAATAGCCTTCAATGTTCGCATTCCGGTAGAAGTTGCACTGAATGAAAAAGTCGTTTTCATACTTAGTCAATGCAGGCGTCTTGGCCAGCGTCGGAGATCCTTTCTGGTAGATGATTTTGTAAGCATTGGACTTGCTAGGCACGGAGCCGAAAATGACTTGCTTTTTCATTCCTCCGCTGGTTTTTCGACAGCAATGCGTTCAAATTCAATTCGCCAAACCCAAGGGTTCTCCCGCCACGATTCCCAGCCGTTAATCTTCTGCCATAGGCTACGGAATGAATCTTTGGCCGTGTGTAGCCAGCGGTGTTTCGGATGATCTAAGTCGTAGCGAGACGTGTAATCCCGAAAACGCAACGCATCCTGCTTTGTATCGATTAAGTAAACCGTACACCGCTCAACGCCTTCAGACAGCGCATCCTCCTCGGAAATATCCTGCAAGCGCTCGATTCGGATGTCCTTGATGCGTAGCCAGATGCGACAGGCCTCTTTCGGCATGAAGATGGAAGGCTTCCAATGGTAGGGGAATCCGGCCTTGATGTAATCCTGACGGCACCGCTCCCCGTCGCCATCCGTAAAACTCAGGTCTGCCCGGTAGACATACTTGGACTTGCCGACGTGCTCAGGAACAAGTTCGCACCAGGTCTCCCGTACCCAGTGAGTATCCCCGATTTGCCCGTAGGGGCATTTGATGGAGATTTCGGGGCTAGCCTCAGGATAATGCCATAATCCATCCTTATAGACCCATCCCGCCGACGTCA of Tellurirhabdus bombi contains these proteins:
- a CDS encoding LexA family protein, translated to MISQFHLLDRLSPENFYKAKVGAKIPIPFFDSKVAAGFPSPAENHIEKVCDLNELCITDKEATYFVRVGGDSMSGDRIEPGDVLIVDCTREHVEGKVVVVWLNGDHAVKRMQRLKEMVVLHSSNPKYNPIYVHPGDDFRLFGVVTHVIQKLA
- a CDS encoding RusA family crossover junction endodeoxyribonuclease; this encodes MKKQVIFGSVPSKSNAYKIIYQKGSPTLAKTPALTKYENDFFIQCNFYRNANIEGYFEMTIDVFYPNQRSDLDNALKIILDCLQRVKAIKNDNKCTRILINKYLDKASPRVEFILQPV